From a single Mangifera indica cultivar Alphonso chromosome 19, CATAS_Mindica_2.1, whole genome shotgun sequence genomic region:
- the LOC123203564 gene encoding chalcone synthase 2-like — protein sequence MVTVEEVRKAQRAQGTATILAIGTANPPVIHEHSTYPDRYFRMTNSEHLKSVKNKMQRMCDKTTIKKRHSYTTEEVLKENPNIATYKAPSLDTRQDMAATLIPELGKQAAIKAIEEWGQPKSKITHLICCSTMGPYMPGYDYQIVQLLGLDLSIKRVMLYQQGCNGGGTILRIAKDLAENTKDARVLIVCVEVTIVGFHCPTETDFDVLVSHSLFGDGAASLIVGADPIPNLEKPIFELVSAAPTLVPNCPGAICGSIREHGLTIHIGKEVPDLIANHIEERLNKVFQPLGISDWNSIFWATHPGGPAILDQIEAKLGLEPEKLRATRHVLAEYGNMSSVTVLFVLDEMRKNSIENGSKTTGEGLEWGVLFGFGPGLTIETLVLHSINVA from the exons ATGGTTACTGTGGAGGAAGTTCGCAAGGCTCAACGTGCTCAAGGCACTGCCACCATCCTGGCAATTGGAACGGCAAATCCTCCAGTTATTCATGAGCACAGCACATATCCAGATCGTTACTTTCGTATGACCAATTCTGAGCACTTGAAATCAGTCAAAAACAAAATGCAGCGCATGT GTGATAAAACCACAATAAAAAAACGGCATTCGTACACAACAGAAGAAGTTTTGAAAGAAAACCCAAACATTGCTACATACAAGGCACCGTCATTGGATACTAGACAAGATATGGCAGCAACATTGATACCAGAACTAGGGAAGCAAGCAGCAATCAAGGCCATTGAGGAATGGGGGCAACCCAAATCAAAAATCACTCACTTAATCTGTTGTAGCACTATGGGACCATATATGCCTGGGTATGACTATCAAATTGTTCAGCTCTTAGGCCTTGATTTATCTATTAAACGAGTTATGTTATACCAACAAGGTTGTAATGGTGGTGGGACTATACTTCGTATAGCTAAGGACTTAGCTGAGAACACTAAAGATGCACGTGTCCTCATTGTTTGTGTTGAAGTAACTATTGTTGGCTTCCATTGTCCTACTGAAACTGATTTCGATGTTCTTGTGAGTCATTCTTTGTTCGGAGATGGCGCAGCATCACTTATAGTTGGTGCAGATCCAATTCCTAATCTCGAAAAACCTATATTTGAATTGGTTTCTGCAGCCCCAACATTAGTGCCTAATTGCCCTGGGGCTATTTGTGGGAGTATTCGTGAGCATGGGCTTACCATTCACATTGGAAAGGAAGTTCCTGACCTTATTGCAAATCATATCGAGGAGAGGTTGAATAAGGTATTCCAACCTTTAGGTATTTCTGATTGGAACTCAATCTTTTGGGCAACACATCCTGGTGGGCCTGCAATTTTAGACCAAATAGAGGCAAAGTTGGGTCTTGAACCGGAGAAGCTACGTGCTACTAGGCATGTGCTTGCAGAGTATGGTAACATGTCCAGTGTGACTGTGCTATTTGTTTTGGATGAAATGAGAAAGAACTCAATTGAAAATGGGTCAAAGACTACAGGAGAGGGATTGGAATGGGGAGTGCTTTTTGGGTTTGGTCCTGGGCTTACTATTGAGACTTTGGTCCTCCATAGTATTAATGTTGCTTAA